CTCACGAGCAGGTCGATGAGCTTGATGCCGATGAAAGGGGCGATGACGCCGCCGACGCCGTAGAGGAGGATGTTGCGGCGCAGCAGGGCCGTGCTGCTGCTGGGCCGGTAGCGGACGCCCCTCAGCGACAACGGGATCAGCGCGATGATGACGAGCGCGTTGAAGATGACGGCCGAGAGCATCGCCGACTGCGGCGTGGCCAGCTGCATGACGTTGAGGGTGTCGAGGCCGGGGAACAGCGTCACGAACATCGCCGGGATGATGGCGAAGTACTTGGCGATGTCGTTGGCGATGGAGAAGGTCGTCAGCGCGCCGCGGGTGATGAGCAGCTGCTTGCCGATGGCGACGATGTCGATGAGCTTGGTCGGGTCGGAGTCGAGGTCGACCATGTTGGCCGCCTCCTTCGCGGCCGACGTGCCCGTGTTCATCGCGACGCCGACGTCCGACTGGGCCAGAGCCGGCGCGTCGTTGGTGCCGTCGCCGGTCATGGCGACGAGCCGGCCGCCCTCCTGCTCGCGCTTGATGAGGGCCATCTTGTCCTCGGGAGTGGCCTCGGCGAGGAAGTCGTCGACACCGGCCTCGGCGGCGATGGACCTGGCCGTGAGCGGGTTGTCGCCGGTGATCATGACGGTGCGGATGCCCATGGCGCGCAGCTGGTCGAAGCGCTCCTTCATGCCGGGCTTGACGACGTCCTTGAGGTGCACGACACCGAGCGCCCGGGCGCCGGCGCCGGCCGTCTGCGACGCGACGACGAGCGGCGTGCCGCCACCGGTGGCGATGCGGTCGACGTCGGCGAGCACCTCGCGGGGCACCTGCCCCCCCTGGGCGCGCACCCAGGCCACGACGGCATCCGCCGCGCCCTTGCGCACGACCGTGCCGTCGGCGAGGTCGAGGCCCGACATGCGCGTCTGCGCGGTGAACTCCACTGCGGTGCAGCCGGTCTCGGTCGACCGGTCGAGGCCCGACCGCGTCTCCTCGTCGAGCGACTGGCCGGCCAGCTCGACGATCGATCGACCCTCGGGGGTCTCGTCGGCAAGGCTCGCGAGGTAGGCGTGCCGCACGAGGTCGCCCTCGTCGACGCCGGGGGCGGGGACGAGCTCGGTCGCCCGACGGTTGCCGAAGGTGATGGTGCCCGTCTTGTCGAGCAGCAGGGTCGACACGTCGCCCGCGGCCTCCACGGCGCGGCCCGACATGGCGAGGACGTTGTGCTGCACGAGGCGGTCCATGCCGGCGATGCCGATGGCGGACAGCAGGGCGCCGATCGTCGTCGGGATGAGGCAGACGAGCAGGGCGACGAGCACGACGGTCGGCTGGGCGGCGCCCGAGTAGATCGACAGCGGCTGGATGGCCATGACCGCCAGCAGGAAGATGATCGTCAGGGTCGTGAGCAGGATCGTCAGCGCGATCTCGTTCGGCGTCTTCTGCCGGGCGGCGCCCTCGACGAGGGCGATCATGCGGTCGATGAAGGTCTCGCCGGGCCGGGTGGTGATGCGCACGACGATGCCGTCGGACAGCACCGTGGTGCCGCCGGTGACGGCACAGCGGTCGCCACCCGACTCGCGGATGACGGGGGCGGACTCGCCGGTGATGGCCGACTCGTCGACGGTGGCCATGCCCTCGACGACGTCGCCGTCGCCGGGGATCACCTCGCCGGGCGAGACGACGACGAGGTCGTCGATGGTGAGGTCGGCGGCCGACACCTGCTCGGTCGTGCCGTCGGCGAGCCGGCGCCGGGCCAGCGTGTCGGTGCGGGTCGCCCGCAGCGTCGCCGCCTGGGCGCGACCGCGGCCCTCGGCGACGGCCTCGGCCATGTTCGCGAAGAGCACCGTGGCCCAGAGCCACACGGTGATGAGCCAGGCGAACCACGACGGTGACACGACCGCCACGACGGTCGTCAGCAGTGAGCCGACCCACACGACGAAGACGACGGGGGAGTGCCACACGTGGCGCGGGTCGAGCTTGCGCACGGCCTGGGGGAACGTGGCGACCATCTGGCGCGCCAACGACGTCGAGCTGCCGGGGCGCGTGGCGTCGGTCACCGACGGGGCGGATGCCGGGTCGCCGGCACCGTGGGCACCGTGGGCACCGTGGGCACCGGGGGCACCCGCGGTGGGGCCGTCGCCGCCCGCGGCGGCGGGACGGGTCGAGGTGGTGGACGGGGTGGGGGTCATGCGAGTGCCTCCGCGAGGGGTCCGAGAGCGAGGGCCGGGAAGAAGGTGAGGCCGGTGACGACGACCGCCACCGCGACGAAGAGCCCGGCGAACGTGGGGGTGTGGGTGGGCAGGGTGCCCGCGATGGTGGGGCGCCGGCGCTGGGCCACGAGTGACCCGGCGAGCGCCAGGGTCAGCACGATCGGCACGAAGCGGCCGAGCAGCATGGCGAGGGCCAGCGTGAGGTTGAGGTAGGGCGTGTCGGCGCTGAGGCCGGCGAACGCGCTGCCGTTGTTGTTCGAGGCCGACGTGTAGGCGTACATGACCTCGGTGAGGCCGTGCGGCCCCGACGCGAGCATCTGCGACGACACGACGGGCGCCACCATGGCGATGCCGGTGAGCGACAGCACGAGCGCCGGCATGACGAGCAGGGCGAGGGCGGTGAGGGTGATCTCGCGCCGGCCGATCTGCTTGCCGAGCAGCTCGGGGGTGCGTCCGACCATGAGCCCGGACAGGAACACGGTGAGCACGGCCAGCAGCAGGGCGCCGTAGAGGCCCGTGCCGACGCCTCCGGGCGCGACCTCGCCGAGCAGCATCCCGAAGAGGGCCCCGCCGCCGCCGAGGGCGCTGTAGCTCTCGTGCATCGAGTTCACGGCGCCGGTCGAGGTGCCGGTGGTGCTGGCGCCGAAGAGCGCGGAGGCCCAGGAGCCGAAGCGCACCTCCTTGCCCTCCATGCCACCGAGGGGCCCGCTCGCGGCGGAGACCTCGGCCCACGTGACGACCGCGACCAGCAGCCCCCACAGGGTGGCCATGAAGCCGAGCACCGCGACGCCCTGGCGGCGGTCGCCGACGAGGATGCCGTACGTGCGGGGGAGCGAGAACGGCACGACGAGCATGAGGAAGATCTCGACGAGGTTCGTCAGCGGCGTCGGGTTCTCGAAGGGGTGGGCGGAGTTGGCGTTGAAGTAGCCGCCGCCGTTGGTGCCGAGCATCTTGATCGCCTCCTGCGAGGCGACGAGCCCGCCCTGGACGACCTGCTGGCCGCCGTCGAGCGTCGTCACGGACGTGGGGGCCGCGAGGTTCTGCACGACCCCGCCGAGCAGCAGGACGACGGCGCCGACGAGCGCGACGGGCAGCAGCACCCGGACGGTGCCGCGCACGAGGTCGACCCAGAAGTTGCCGATGCCGGTGCCGTTCGAGCGGACCAGACCGCGCACGAGCGCGATCGCGACGGCGAGCCCGACGGCGGGCGAGACGAAGTTCTGCACCGTGAGGCCGAGCGCCTGCACGACCGGCGACGCGCCGGCCTCACCGGCGTACGACTGCCAGTTCGTGTTCGTCACGAACGACACGGCGGTGTTGAGCGCGGTGTCGAGGTGCATCGAGGCCCCGCGGGCCAGGGGCAACACGCCCTGCAGCGCGATGAGCAGGAAGAGCAGGACGATGCCGACGACGGAGAAGCCGAGCACCGCCACGGCGTACGAGCCCCACCGCTGCTCCGAGCGCGGGTCGACACGGCAGAGGCGGTAGACGAGCGACTCGACCCTCCAGTCGCGCTCGTCGGTGAAGACCTTCGCCATCCACCCCCCGAGCGGCACGTGGGCGGCGGCGAGCGCGGCGACGAGCACGCCGATGGTGAGCAGGCCGAAGACGGTGTCGCTCATCAGAAGCGGTCCGCGTGGAGCAGGACGTGCACGAGGTACCCGATGAGGGCGAGCCCGATGACGCCCAGGGCGATGTTTTCGATCATGCGAGATGTCTACGAGCCGACGGGCCACCCCTCCCGCGTCGTTGACCGGCCCCTGACGGCTCTTGACGGGTTCTTGACGCCCCGGTGGGTAGTCTCGGCGGCGTGTCAGCATCGCTCGAGCTGTGGCCGTCGTCGCCCCGCCGCACCGGCCCGCCGTCGCGGCTGGACCGCATCCGCCGCAAGGTCGTCGAGCTGCCCTCGGCGGTGCTGCTCGTGGTGCAGCTGCTGGCCCTGCTGGCCTACCCCTTCATGGAGACCGCGTCGCTCGGCGACTTCGCCGGTTTCGGCAAGGCCCTCTTCGGCCTCGTCGGGCTCTTCGTCCTGTTCCTCGCCGTGCGGGCCGTGCGGGCCACCCCCGCCCTCACGTGGATCGCCTCGGTGCTCGGGGTCCCGGTCGTCGTGCTGACCGTCGCCGAGGCGGTGTGGCCCGACAACAACCCGGTCGCCTTCACCTCGGCGCTGCTGCACGCGCTGTTCTACTTCTACACGGGCTACGCGCTGCTGCGGTACATGTTCGCCGACAACTGGGTCACCCGTGACGAGCTGTACGCCACCGGGTCGACCTTCACCGTCGTGGCCTGGGGCTTCGCCTACCTCTACGTCGCCGTCCAGTTCATCTGGCCAGGGTCTTTCACCGTCTACGGCGAGACGGGCGTGCCCGGTGAGCGCTCGTGGTACGAGCTGCTGTACCTGTCGATCACGACGATGACGAGCACGGGCCTGTCGGACATCTACGCCATCTCGCCCCACGCCCGCTCGTTCGTGCTGCTGCAGCAGATCGCCGGCATGCTCTACGTCGCGCTCGTCGTCTCGCGGCTCGTCGGGCTGACCATCGCCCGCTTCCGCAACTAGCGGCCGCCCTCGGGTCGACGGGGGCGGTCGCCGGCGCCGGGCGGTCAGCCGTCGAGCTGCCCGAGGGTGGCCAGGCTCGGACCGCGCCGACCCCGGACGTCGCGGGCGACCGCCTCGACGTCGCGCAGCAACCGCAGGGCGTTGCCGCGCACGAGGGCGGCGACGTCGCCCTCCGACCACGACCGGTCGAGCAGCGCGGCCACGAGCCGCGGGTATCCGCTGACGTCCTCGAGCCCGAGGGGGAACGTGTCGGTGCCGTCGTAGTCGCCGCCGAGCCCGACGTGCTCGACGCCGGCCACCTCGCGCACGTGCTCGAGGTGGCGCACGACGTCGTCGACGGTCGCGTCGGGCTTGGGGTGCCGGCGCTGCCACGTGGCGCTGAACGCGCCGAAGGCCACCCAGTCGCGGGGGTCGACCCCGGCATCCGAGGCCGCCGCCATCGCCTCGCGGTGCCAGGCCGCCGTCGCCCGCGAGACGAACTCGGGCACGAAGGTCACCATGCACACGCCGCCGTTGGCGGGCAGCGCCTCGAGGACGTCGTCGGGGACGTTGCGCGGGGTGTCGCACTGCGCGAGGGCCGACGAGTGGCTGAAGACCACCGGCGCCTCGGTCGTCGCGAGCGCCGCCCGCATGGTCGTCGCGGCGACGTGGCTGAGGTCGACCATGACGCCGAGACGGTTCAGCTCGCGCACGACCTCGTGGCCGAAGGCGGTCAGCCCGCCCGCCACGGGCACGTCGGTCGCCGAGTCGGCCCAGGGCGTGTTGTCGTTGTGGGTGAGGGTCAGGTAGCGCACCCCGAGCGCGTGCAGCATCCGCAGCACGGCGAGGCTCCCGTCGATCGAGTGGCCGCCCTCGGCGCCGAGCAGCGACGCGACCCGCCCGGATGCCGTCGCGGCCTCGACCTCGTCGGCCGTGCGGGCCAGCGCGAGGTCACCCCGGTACCGCGCGACCATCGCGTGCACGGCATCCACCTGCTGGAGGGTGGCGACGACGGCCTCGGGGCCCGGCAGGGTGCTCGGTACGAAGACCGACCAGAACTGGGCGCCGACGCCACCCTCGCGCAGGCGGGGGAGGTCGGTGCACGTCGTCGTCAGGCGGGTGGCGAGGTCGAGGCGGTCGAAGTCGTAGCCGACCTGCTCGCGGGCCTCCCACGGCAGGTCGTTGTGCCCGTCGACGAGGGGGTGGCGGGCGAGCAGCCGGCGGGCCCGGTCGAGGGTCACGGCGGGGTCGGCCGGGTCGGCGACGTGCGCAGGGTCGGAGGTGCCGGCGTGCTCGGCGGACGTCTCGGGCATGTCCGTCATTGAACACGGCGGCCTCTAGAGTGGGCGCATGACCCCGCCCGAGAGGAGCGTCGCCCTGGTGACGCTCGGATGCACCCGGAACGAGGTCGACTCCGAGGAGCTGGCTGGACGACTGCTCGCCGAGGGGTGGCGGCTCGTCGACGACGCCGCCGAGGCCGACGTCGCCGTCGTCAACACGTGCGGCTTCGTCGAGCAGGCCAAGAAGGACTCCATCGACGCCCTCCTCGAGGCCTCCGACCTCAAGGGGGAGGGGGCGCGCACCCAGAAGGTCGTCGCCGTCGGCTGCCTCGCCGAGCGGTACGGCACCGAGCTCGCCGACCAGCTGCCCGAGGCCGACGCGGTGCTCGGCTTCGACTCCTACCGCGACATGAGCACGCACCTGCAGACGATCCTCGCCGGCGGGCACGTCGCGAGCCACACGCCCGGCGACCGTCGGCGCCTGCTGCCCCTCAGCCCCGCCTCGCGGCAGGCGAGCGCCGCGTCCGTCGCCACCCCGGGCCACGGTGACGTGGCCCCGACGGGTGGGACCGTGCCCACGACCGCCCCCGTGACCGACGCCACCGACCTGCCGGATGCCGTCGACCGCGGGCTGGCCGTGCCGGCATCCGGGCCCCCGGTCGTGCGCGCCCGGCTCGACGGGCGCCCCTGGGCCCCGCTCAAGATCGCGTCCGGCTGCGACCGGCGGTGCTCGTTCTGCGCGATCCCGATGTTCCGCGGTGCCTTCGTCTCGCGGCGGCCCGCCGAGATCGTCACCGAGGCGCGGTGGCTGGCGGCGCAGGGCGTGCGCGAGCTGTTCCTCGTGTCCGAGAACTCGACGTCGTACGGCAAGGACCTCGGCGACCTCGACCTGCTCGAGGCGCTGCTGCCCGACCTCACGGCCATCGACGGGGTCGAGCGCGTCCGGGTCAGCTACCTGCAGCCCGCCGAGATCCGACCGGGCCTGCTGCGGGCGATGGCGCAGACGCCGGGCGTCGTGCCCTACTACGACATCTCCTTCCAGCACGCGTCGGAGCCGCTGCTGCGCCGCATGCGCCGCTTCGGCTCGCGCGAGGCCTTCCTCGACCTGCTCGCCCGCGTCCGGGCCGACTCGCCGGAGGCCGGCATCCGCTGCAACGTCATCGTCGGCTTCCCCGGCGAGACCGAGGACGACCTCGCCGAGCTCGAGGCCTTCCTCGTCGAGGCGCGTCTCGACGTCGTCGGCGTGTTCGGCTACTCCGACGAGGACGGCACGGAGGCCGAGAACCTCGACGGCAAGCTGCCCCCGCACGTCGTGGCCGAGCGGCTCGACCGCTTCAGCCGGCTCGTCGAGCAGCTGAACGCCGACCGCGCCGAGGAGCGCGTCGGCGAGCACGTCGTCGTGCTCGTCGAGGAGGTCGACGCCGACGAGCACACCGTCACCGGCCGCGCGGCCTTCCAGGGGCCCGACGTCGACGGCGAGACGACGGTGGTGCTGGCGCCCGGGGCGCCGCTGCCCGCCGTCGGTGAGCTCGTCGCCGCCGTGGTCACCGCCGCCGAGGGCATCGACCTGGTGGCGGAGGTGCCTTGAGCCCGCACGCGGGGGAGGGGCCGGCACCGCAGCCGACCGACTGGAACCTGCCCAACGCGCTGACGGTGCTGCGCATCCTGCTCGTGCCCGTCTACGGCGCGCTGCTGCTGCACGACGACGGCAGCCGGCCGTGGTGGCGGTTCGCCGCCTGGGTCGTCTTCGCCGTGGCCGCCCTCACCGACGGCCTCGACGGCAAGCTGGCCCGCAGCCGCGGCCAGATCACGAACTTCGGCAAGATCGCCGACCCCATCGCCGACAAGGCCCTCACCGGCATGGCCTTCATCGGGCTGTCGCTGCTCGGGTCGGTGTGGTGGTGGGTCACCGTCGTCATCCTCGTCCGTGAGTTCGGCATCACGCTCCTGCGCTTCGTCGTCATCCGCCACGGGGTCATGCCGGCGGGGCGCGGCGGCAAGCTCAAGACGATGCTGCAGACGTTCTCTCTCGGCCTGCTCACGCTGCCGCTCTGGGTGGCACCCCTCGGTGACCTGTGGGAGTGGGGCGCCTACGCCCTGCTCGCCGCGGCCGTCGTCGTGACGGTGGCCAGCGGGGTCGACTACGTCTTCAAGGCGGTCAGGCTGCGCGAGACAAGCGAGCGCACCCGCCTGCGTCGGGCCCGCCGCGAGGGGGCCCGACGCGAGTGACGCCCTCGGAGGGGCTCGTGCGCCTGCTCACCGAGCGGGGTGAGACGCTCTCCTGCGCCGAGTCGCTGACGGCCGGCCTCGTCGCGGCGACGGTCGCCGACACACCCGGGGCGTCGGCGGTGCTGCTCGGCGGCGTCGTCGCCTACGCGCCGCGGCTCAAGGTCGAGCTGCTCGGCGTGCCGGCCGAGCTCATCGACCGGGTCGGCACGGTCGACCCGGCCGTGGCGGTCGCCCTCGCCGAGGGGGTGCGCGCCCGCACGGGTTCGACCTGGGCCCTGTCGACGACCGGGGTCGCCGGTCCCGGCCCGTCCGAGGGCAAGCCCGCGGGCACCGTCCACGTCGCGGTCGCCGGCCCGACGGGAACAGTGACGCGAGCCCTGCGGTTGACCGGTACACGCGAAGAGGTGCGACGCCGCACGGTCGACGAGCTGCTCGGGTGGGCCTGCTCCGTCGTCTCCGACTGTGGATGATCCCCTGCCGTCCGGCCGGGGGCTGGGGGTACGGTAGGACCCTGACCGGTCACCCCGCGCCACGTCGCACCCCCAGCCAGAACAGCCATCCCAGCCACCGGAGGAGGACGCCATGACGACGCTGCTTCGACGCGAGCTCGGCGACGTCCTGCGGGAGCGTCGTCGGGCGCAGGGCCGGACGCTGCGCGAGGTGTCGGCCACGGCGTCCGTCTCGCTCGGGTACCTCAGCGAGGTCGAGCGCGGCGAGAAGGAGGCCTCCTCCGAGCTGCTCGCGTCCATCTGCGGGGCCCTCGAGCTGCCCCTCTCGCGGGTGCTCATCGACGTCTCCACGCGCATGGCCGAGTCGGAGGGTCTCGCGCCCACCGTCACCCTGCCCCTCGCGCAGGCCGACGTCGTCTCGGCCTCCGCCGCCTGATCGGCCCCCGTCACCTCGTGATGCCCCCGTCCTCACGCGCGCCGTTGGCGGCGCTCGACGCCCGACTGGATGCCGTCGTGGGGCAGGACGGTTCGCCCGCGAGCATCTCGGCGTGGTGGGGCGGCCTCGACGGTGAGCAGTGGTGGTCACGACGCGACGACGTGCCGCACTACGCGGCCTCGACGATGAAGCTGCCGCTCGTGATCGCGGCGCAGCGGCTCGTCGTGGCCGGGCGGCTGCGACCCGATGAGGCGGTCGCGGTCGACGACCGGTTCGCGTCCGTGGCGGACGGGTCCGTCTTCGCGATGGACGAGGACGACGACCAGGACCCTGACACGTGGGCGGCGCTCGGCGGTACGCGGACGCTCGCCCAGCTCATGGAGCACGCGGTCATCCACTCCGGCAACCTCGCCACCAACCTGCTCCTCGGCCGGGTCGGTCTGCCCGCCGTCGCCTACGTGCTCGCCGACGCCGGCTGCTCCTCGGGCACCGTCGTGGGCCGTGGGATCGAGGATGCCGTCGCCCGCCGGGCCGGCATCACGAACACCGTCACCGCCGCCGACCTCGCCCGGCTGCTCACGCTCGTCGCGCGCCGCGACCCGGCGCTCGGCGGACCGGAGGTCTGCGAGCCGATCGAGGCGGTGCTGGCCCGTCAGACCCACGTCGACCAGATCCCGGCCGGACTGCCGGCCGGGACGCCCACGGCGAGCAAGTCGGGGTGGATCCCGGGGGTCTCGCACGACGCCTGCACCATCCGCCCCGACGCCGCTTCGGGGCGGGAGCCCTTCGTGCTCGTCGTGTGCACCACCGTCGACCTGCCGATGGACCAGGCCGCTCGGCTCGTGGCGTCGGTCGCGGCCGACGTCTGGGCCGCCGGCTGACCGGTGCCGCTCGGTCGCTCCGGACACCGCACGTTCCTGACCGGCCACCTGGGCCACCACCCCTGACCACCCACCCTGACCACTCACCCTGACCACCCACCCTGCCGACCACTCTGGAGAGCCGTGACCCGCATCGAGACCGTGACGGCGACGACGACCTCGGTGAATCTGCACACGCCGTTCGTCACCGCCCTGCGTCGCACGACGACGACGGACACGGTCGTCGTCACGGTCACCGACAGCGACGGGCGCACCGGCTGGGGCGAGGCGCCGCAGGTGTGGCAGGTGACGGGGGAGTCGCTCGCCGGCGCGACCGCGTGCGTCCGCACGATGCTCTCGCCCGCCGTCACCGGTCTGGCCCTCGACGACCGCGACGACCTCGACGTCGCCCTGACGCGGGTGCAGCGAACCGTCGCCCGCAACTTCGGGGCCAAGGCCGCGCTCGACGCCGCCCTGCACGACCTCTTCGCGCAGTCGCAGGGCACGACGGTCGCCGCGGTCGTCCGCGGGTGGGTGGCCGGGTCAGGAGGTCCGACCCCTGACGGCGGCCTCGACGGCATCCGGCTCACGACCGACGTCACCCTCTCGGCGGGTGACGCCTCGGCCCTCGCCGACACCGCGCGGGCGAGGGTGGCCGACGGGTTCGCCACCCTCAAGATGAAGGTGGGCACCGACGCGGCGACCGACGTCGCCCGGGTCGCGGCGGTCCGCGCAGCCGTCGGGGCGGACGTCGGCATCCGGCTCGACGCGAACCAGGGCTGGAGCCGCGAGGAGGCGGTGGAGGTGATCCGGGCGCTCGCCGACGCCGGTCTCGGGGTCGAGCTCGTCGAGCAGCCCGTCGTGGCCGAGGACGTCGAGGGGCTGGCCTGGGTGCGGGAGCGGGTGCCGCTGCCGGTCATGGCCGACGAGTCGTGCTACGGACCGTTCGACCTCGAGCGCATCATCCGCCTCGGCGCGGCCGACCTCGTCAACGTCAAGCTGGCCAAGTGCGGCTCGCTGCGCACCGGCGCCGCCCTGTTGCACCGCGCCCACGAGGCCGGCCTGGGCACCATCGTCGGCTCGATGATGGAGACCCACGTCGGGCTCGGCGCCGCGGCCTCGCTCGTCGCCGCCGTGCCGACCACCCTCGTCAGCGACCTCGACGCGGCCTGGTGGGCCACGTGCTCACCGGTCGTGGGCGGGATCGCGTACGAGGGCGAAGCCGTCCTGCTGCCGTCCGGGCCAGGGCTCGGTGTCACGGGCTGGGTTGTGGCGGGCGCGGACCGCCCCACCACCCGGGCCTGAGGCCGGGGTGGTGGGGCCGTCGGAGAGGGTTCCGCGCGCCGGCTCAGCTGCCGGGTCAGTTGCCGACGACGCGCAGCGAGAACGAGCCCGAGCCGGCATCCTGCACGGAGGCCGTGATCCCCACGGCGCGGAGCGACTCGACGGCCGCCCGCTGCTCGTCGGGCACCTGGGGCAGGTACTGCTTCTCGAGGCGGTCGAGGTCGACGTACACGGCCGCGGTCGCCTTCGACGTGTCGCCCATCGCCGCCGTGAAGGCGTCGGAGTCACCGAGGCGCCCGCCCGACTTCAGCGCGCCGACGTAGTCGGGAGTCGTGCCGAGGTAGAGCGTGTCGCCGTCGACCTCACGGGTGAGGGTGCCGGGGGCCCCGGCGGTCCGCTCGAGGGTCTCGACGAGCTGGTCGGCCCGGTTGGCGTCGGTGGAGACGATCTTGGCGCCGATCGAGGGGACGCCGTCGCCGAGCTGCTGGTCGGGCACGGAGACCGTCAGCGACCGGCCGAGCAGCACCTGCGCGTCGTCGGGCAGGGTCACCCCGAGCTGCTGCTCGACGGCGGCGAGCCGGTCGGCGCCGTCGCCGGAGCCGTCGATCATCTTCTCGATCTGCGGCCACGCGGCCTTGAGCGCGTCGCCCGCACCGGACACGTGCACGGCGGCGAGCGTGTCGTCGGGAAGGTTCGCCAGCTGGGTGCCGTCGCCGGGCGCCGGGGTGTACCCGGGGATCGCCGTCACGCCGCGGGTGATGCCGGCCACCTCGACGTACGAGGGGTCGAAGCGCATCGCGACGGCGACACGGCCGCTGGCGGCGCCCTTGGCGCCGGCCAGACCGGACAGGCCCGACATCATGGCCGAGCCGTTGCCGAGGCCGCCGAGATCGCCCAGACCGCCGAGGTCGCTCGTGCTGCGGCCGGAGCCCCGGGACGACTCGAGCTCCTTGGCGGCGGGGGCGGTGTCGAACCAGGCCGAGGCCACGCCCTGCTCGCCGAGGGCCGACATGTCGTCGCTGAACTCGGGGTCGGCGGCGAGGCGTCCGCGGTCGACGGCCGCCAGGGTCGCGTCGCCCTGGCCCTTGGGGGTGACGATGGCGTAGCCGTCGCGCAGGCGCAGGTCGGTCTCGTCGGCGCCGTCGCACGCGAGCAGGCGGGTGAGGACGTCCTGGGCCTTGCCCTCGTCGCTGACCTGCACGGCCACGGCGACGTTCGGCTTGCCGGTGGTGCCACCGGGCCGCACGGCGAGGCCGACGCGGTCACCGAGCCACGGCTCGATGTCGCCGCTGTAGGAGAAGCGGGAGACGCAGTCGCTCTTCGCGTCGGCGGTGATGGCCTCCCACACCTTCTGGCGCGGGTCGCCGGAGCCGAGGGTGTCGCGCACCTGGGGCAGCTTGCCGAGGAAGCGCACGGCCGAGACCTTCTGGGCCGCGGAGGGGTCGACGTCGAGGCGGACGTAGGCAAAGGCGTCGCCGGGCAGGACGTCGGCCGGCTGGGCGCCGCCGCCGCTCAGCTGCGAGGCGGCGAACGCGCCCGCCCCGCCGACG
This is a stretch of genomic DNA from Terracoccus luteus. It encodes these proteins:
- a CDS encoding CinA family protein, with the translated sequence MRLLTERGETLSCAESLTAGLVAATVADTPGASAVLLGGVVAYAPRLKVELLGVPAELIDRVGTVDPAVAVALAEGVRARTGSTWALSTTGVAGPGPSEGKPAGTVHVAVAGPTGTVTRALRLTGTREEVRRRTVDELLGWACSVVSDCG
- a CDS encoding helix-turn-helix domain-containing protein — its product is MTTLLRRELGDVLRERRRAQGRTLREVSATASVSLGYLSEVERGEKEASSELLASICGALELPLSRVLIDVSTRMAESEGLAPTVTLPLAQADVVSASAA
- a CDS encoding serine hydrolase, whose amino-acid sequence is MPPSSRAPLAALDARLDAVVGQDGSPASISAWWGGLDGEQWWSRRDDVPHYAASTMKLPLVIAAQRLVVAGRLRPDEAVAVDDRFASVADGSVFAMDEDDDQDPDTWAALGGTRTLAQLMEHAVIHSGNLATNLLLGRVGLPAVAYVLADAGCSSGTVVGRGIEDAVARRAGITNTVTAADLARLLTLVARRDPALGGPEVCEPIEAVLARQTHVDQIPAGLPAGTPTASKSGWIPGVSHDACTIRPDAASGREPFVLVVCTTVDLPMDQAARLVASVAADVWAAG
- a CDS encoding dipeptide epimerase; the protein is MTRIETVTATTTSVNLHTPFVTALRRTTTTDTVVVTVTDSDGRTGWGEAPQVWQVTGESLAGATACVRTMLSPAVTGLALDDRDDLDVALTRVQRTVARNFGAKAALDAALHDLFAQSQGTTVAAVVRGWVAGSGGPTPDGGLDGIRLTTDVTLSAGDASALADTARARVADGFATLKMKVGTDAATDVARVAAVRAAVGADVGIRLDANQGWSREEAVEVIRALADAGLGVELVEQPVVAEDVEGLAWVRERVPLPVMADESCYGPFDLERIIRLGAADLVNVKLAKCGSLRTGAALLHRAHEAGLGTIVGSMMETHVGLGAAASLVAAVPTTLVSDLDAAWWATCSPVVGGIAYEGEAVLLPSGPGLGVTGWVVAGADRPTTRA
- a CDS encoding DUF3352 domain-containing protein; amino-acid sequence: MTEQHPGATPEPSTDPAPQPPQAATTPSYRYPTAAGPTAGGPTAGAQGVGFGDDTAPAAGSRRRPAFIAAGVAAALVVGGAGAFAASQLSGGGAQPADVLPGDAFAYVRLDVDPSAAQKVSAVRFLGKLPQVRDTLGSGDPRQKVWEAITADAKSDCVSRFSYSGDIEPWLGDRVGLAVRPGGTTGKPNVAVAVQVSDEGKAQDVLTRLLACDGADETDLRLRDGYAIVTPKGQGDATLAAVDRGRLAADPEFSDDMSALGEQGVASAWFDTAPAAKELESSRGSGRSTSDLGGLGDLGGLGNGSAMMSGLSGLAGAKGAASGRVAVAMRFDPSYVEVAGITRGVTAIPGYTPAPGDGTQLANLPDDTLAAVHVSGAGDALKAAWPQIEKMIDGSGDGADRLAAVEQQLGVTLPDDAQVLLGRSLTVSVPDQQLGDGVPSIGAKIVSTDANRADQLVETLERTAGAPGTLTREVDGDTLYLGTTPDYVGALKSGGRLGDSDAFTAAMGDTSKATAAVYVDLDRLEKQYLPQVPDEQRAAVESLRAVGITASVQDAGSGSFSLRVVGN